Proteins encoded together in one Diabrotica undecimpunctata isolate CICGRU chromosome 3, icDiaUnde3, whole genome shotgun sequence window:
- the LOC140437371 gene encoding uncharacterized protein produces the protein MEDRAHRILQLALSGKQNVNNESSSVENISSKHYLESQNSDEAMAVRITSPSLLDISYNFVNLQEDTTEMQLNAAAVVSDVPKDIPSSSSSLLINEIKQPPLELNSSTSTIHQDEEDPFEYSGSSFVPSINSSTDNIFEITNEGEDENEKEVMVADHQSKGKKRLRNESTWQRNERKKKRMAGQQYKSSKTKKTIKERKVREPCRNCRLKCNENILGPQRAQIHRQFWNYETTIDQKRQFLCSCLEKMCIKRKRERTGARAGKRHCNWKYFFTIEGKRFQVCSKFFLRTLDISQSFVRCALEKMQTSGVVECDKRGKQPSINKVKNEVKDRIREHIMAYPCEESHYSRRRTAKKYLGGHLNISTMFRMFKKECDLKNIPSYEVGKEWLYNHILEADRRYKLKQIDKEMSINNPGQKVLMIDLQKCLPCPKLTNSQSFYSLKLWCFNYTIYDSTEKQANCLMWDE, from the exons ATGGAAGATAGAGCCCACAGAATTCTTCAGCTTGCGCTGAGCGGTAAACAAAACGTGAATAATGAATCCTCATCAGTGGAAAATATTTCTAGTAAAC actACCTTGAGAGTCAGAATTCGGATGAGGCTATGGCTGTACGGATCACATCACCGTCTTTGTTAGATATATCTTACAACTTTGTTAACCTTCAGGAGGATACAACTGAAATGCAGCTAAATGCAGCTGCTGTTGTTTCAGATGTACCTAAAGACATACCTTCTTCAAGTAGCAGCTTGCTTATTAACGAAATTAAGCAACCACCACTGGAGCTCAATTCATCTACAAGTACCATACACCAAGACGAGGAAGATCCATTTGAATATTCGGGAAGTTCATTTGTTCCTAGCATTAATTCGAGTACTGACAATATTTTTGAAATCACAAATGAGGGTgaagatgaaaatgaaaaagaggtCATGGTAGCCGATCATCAAAGCAAAGGTAAGAAACGTTTAAGGAACGAAAGTACGTGGCAACGAAACGaacgaaaaaagaagaggatggcaggccaacaatataaatcttccaaaactaAAAAGACTATAAAGGAAAGGAAGGTTCGAGAGCCTTGTAGAAACTGCCGTTTAAAATGCAATGAAAACATCTTAGGTCCTCAGAGAGCACAAATTCACCGACAATTTTGGAATTACGAGACAACCATAGATCAAAAAAGACAGTTTTTATGTTCTTGTCTTGAAAAAATGTGTATCAAAAGAAAAAGAGAACGAACAGGTGCTCGAGCTGGAAAACGCCATTGTAactggaaatatttttttaccattGAAGGAAAGAGGTTTCAAGTTTGCAGTAAGTTCTTTTTGCGTACTCTAGATATTTCTCAATCTTTTGTTAGATGTGCACTTGAAAAAATGCAAACAAGTGGAGTTGTAGAATGTGACAAAAGAGGAAAGCAGCCAtctataaataaagtaaagaatgAGGTAAAGGACAGGATTCGTGAGCATATAATGGCCTACCCATGTGAAGAATCACATTATAGTCGAAGAAGGACGGCGAAAAAATATTTAGGAGGTCACTTAAATATTTCTACAATGTTTAGGATGTTTAAAAAAGAGTGTGATTTGAAAAACATTCCTTCATACGAAGTAGGCAAAGAATGGCTTTACAATCACATTTTAGAGGCCGATAGACGGTACAAATTAAAACAGATAGACAAGGAGATGTCCATCAATAACCCTGGACAAAAAGTTTTAATGATAGATTTACAAAAATGTCTTCCTTGCCCAAAGCTAACTAACTCTCAAAGTTTTTACAGTCTAAAACTCTGGTGttttaattatacaatttatgattcaacgGAAAAACAGGCGAACTGTCTAATGTGGGATGAATAA